One segment of Rhodanobacter thiooxydans DNA contains the following:
- a CDS encoding mitochondrial fission ELM1 family protein: protein MLKLHGECWVITDSAAGNQRQALALAEYLQLPLRHLVLQPRAPWSWLAPRLAWGGRLALPARQRQLFAPPWPAVAIGCGRAAALFTRLLRQLADGQCHTVQILNPRIDPALWDTVIAPRHDQLDGPNVLRPLGSLNSVDDEWLADGRDACPQFTELLQPRVGVLLGGPRQGIALGADYALRLVARLLERHRREGGSLLVLGSRRTPPALVEIFRHELKGVPGLVWAGPDDGRNPYPGVLGWADRLVVTPDSVNMLSEACAVGCPVETLVSAPLPPKLARFHQSLREAGLLHDLDAASGRQPPLRETAAIAAILCERIRARPGES, encoded by the coding sequence ATGCTGAAGCTGCATGGTGAATGCTGGGTGATCACCGACAGCGCCGCCGGCAACCAGCGCCAGGCGTTGGCGCTGGCCGAATACCTGCAGCTGCCGCTGCGCCACCTGGTGCTGCAGCCGCGGGCGCCGTGGTCATGGCTGGCGCCGCGACTGGCATGGGGCGGTCGGCTGGCCCTGCCCGCACGCCAGCGCCAGCTGTTCGCGCCGCCGTGGCCAGCGGTGGCGATCGGTTGTGGTCGCGCCGCCGCCCTGTTCACCCGCTTGCTGCGCCAACTGGCCGACGGCCAGTGCCATACCGTGCAGATCCTGAACCCGCGGATCGACCCCGCGCTCTGGGACACGGTGATCGCACCCCGCCACGACCAGCTCGACGGCCCCAACGTGCTGCGTCCGCTCGGCTCGCTGAACTCGGTCGACGACGAGTGGCTGGCCGACGGCCGCGATGCCTGCCCCCAATTCACCGAACTGCTGCAGCCACGGGTCGGCGTGCTGCTTGGCGGGCCGCGCCAGGGCATCGCGCTGGGTGCGGATTACGCCCTGCGGCTGGTCGCGCGCCTGCTGGAACGCCACCGCCGCGAAGGCGGCAGCCTGCTGGTGCTGGGCTCGCGGCGCACCCCGCCCGCACTGGTCGAGATCTTCCGGCACGAACTGAAAGGCGTGCCGGGCCTGGTCTGGGCCGGCCCCGACGATGGCCGCAACCCCTACCCCGGCGTGCTCGGCTGGGCCGACCGCCTGGTGGTCACCCCTGACTCGGTGAACATGCTCTCGGAAGCCTGCGCCGTCGGCTGCCCGGTGGAAACCCTGGTCAGCGCGCCGCTGCCGCCGAAGCTCGCGCGTTTCCACCAGTCGCTGCGCGAAGCCGGCCTGCTGCACGACCTCGATGCGGCGTCCGGCCGGCAACCGCCGTTGCGGGAAACCGCCGCCATCGCGGCCATCCTGTGCGAACGGATCCGTGCCCGGCCGGGCGAATCATGA
- a CDS encoding ligand-binding sensor domain-containing diguanylate cyclase translates to MITVCMSGVRPAAAMDPHTPFHTFVVDHWSVEQGLPQITVLGMAEDRAGFLWLSTQAAVARFDGTHFTTFDRASTGVDTSMLSAAWADPQGQVWFGGARGLLRERDGHFTAWDGDAVNAITDAGDGTPLLATSHGLAQLHNDRITPLAGYAGAAFSLLRDGKVLWVGGSGHLCRLDPAIDPPAMTCMQPTRADHRPVLINHMALVRGSVWLGTQVGLMRVDGDRIVPAGLSPELDTASIESLLTDRDGTLWISTVQALYRRLPDATLERVADSDIARHPWVRALHEDRAGNLWMGTQIGGLYRAWNGWTRSVSTRDGVLDSLVWSIVRAPDGKIVFGTNSDVETFDGKRAQPLIPGSALPNPSAYELYYDRRGRLWVGTRAGVAVYERGRNVTPPALSALDGRQINDIREVADDDFWIGTSGGLYRLQQGSLSRADPAATAAASIIRWILPLAADHLYLGTEDGVRELRHGRVEDPAWAAPLRGHFVTRVVMLKPGMLGIATTDAGIGVMQDGRLRMTGQRDGLPSDNAWTLDVLDGDLYVGSIAGAWRLPLAQLPLPGSPPRRVMPQLLAGEERATALHNTRCCNGGAGSRSLIDGDAIWYSTTDGALRLDTRALDKQPKPPQAMIESIEHGDRQFPGQPFDLRQGARDLAVYYTAPYLRVGALRFRYKLEGYDADWQDAGARRVVYYTHLPPGHYRFRVAAALPSAPDFGPEADLAIQVRPYWHERVSVRVAAILLLCLALFLLVRWSMRRQRRRNAWLEAEVDQRTEQLVRALERLRVTNLALAEESHTDTLTALHNRRYLLARLPEVLSGEACAGVVQIDVDYFKQINDNYGHAVGDEVLRKLGRLLIKAQRGSDMSVRWGGEEFLLLLKDVDAAGVMAIAERLRHDIAAQEFANGRGGRIRLTCSIGFSMHPLATQVDKTSFDAALELADLALYRAKQDGRDTCVGLVVTAPLSAEILHAPLAPQLGALLASGWLRWLRETS, encoded by the coding sequence ATGATCACGGTCTGCATGTCCGGGGTACGACCGGCGGCGGCGATGGATCCGCACACACCGTTCCACACGTTCGTCGTCGATCACTGGAGCGTCGAGCAGGGCCTGCCGCAGATCACCGTGCTGGGCATGGCGGAGGACCGGGCTGGTTTCCTGTGGCTCAGCACGCAGGCCGCCGTGGCGCGTTTCGACGGCACGCATTTCACCACGTTCGACCGGGCCAGCACCGGTGTCGACACCAGCATGCTCTCCGCGGCATGGGCCGACCCGCAGGGGCAGGTCTGGTTTGGCGGCGCCCGCGGCCTGTTGCGCGAACGCGACGGCCACTTCACGGCCTGGGATGGTGACGCGGTCAATGCGATCACGGATGCCGGTGACGGCACGCCGCTGCTGGCCACCTCGCACGGCCTGGCGCAGCTGCACAACGACAGGATCACCCCGCTGGCCGGCTATGCCGGAGCGGCCTTCAGCTTGTTGCGCGATGGCAAGGTGCTGTGGGTCGGCGGGTCCGGCCACCTGTGCCGTCTCGATCCCGCAATCGATCCGCCGGCGATGACGTGCATGCAGCCGACTCGCGCCGACCACCGGCCCGTGCTCATCAACCACATGGCACTGGTCCGTGGCAGCGTATGGCTGGGCACGCAGGTCGGACTGATGCGTGTGGACGGAGATCGCATCGTTCCGGCCGGATTGAGCCCCGAACTCGATACCGCGTCGATCGAAAGCCTGCTGACCGATCGCGACGGGACCTTGTGGATCAGTACCGTGCAGGCTCTTTATCGACGGTTGCCCGACGCGACGCTGGAACGGGTGGCCGACAGCGACATCGCGCGCCACCCGTGGGTCCGGGCACTGCACGAGGATCGCGCCGGCAACCTGTGGATGGGTACCCAGATCGGCGGCTTGTACCGGGCCTGGAATGGCTGGACGCGAAGCGTGTCGACCCGCGACGGCGTGCTCGATTCCCTGGTGTGGAGCATCGTGCGGGCGCCGGACGGGAAGATCGTGTTCGGCACCAATTCGGACGTGGAGACTTTCGACGGCAAGCGCGCGCAGCCGTTGATCCCCGGCAGCGCGCTGCCGAATCCTTCGGCCTATGAGCTGTACTACGACCGCCGGGGCCGGCTATGGGTCGGCACGCGCGCGGGTGTCGCCGTCTACGAGCGGGGCAGGAATGTCACCCCGCCGGCCCTGTCCGCCCTGGACGGCCGGCAGATCAACGACATCCGCGAGGTGGCCGACGACGACTTCTGGATCGGCACTTCCGGCGGCCTGTACCGCTTGCAGCAGGGCAGCTTGAGCCGGGCCGATCCGGCTGCCACGGCTGCCGCCTCGATCATCCGCTGGATCCTGCCGCTGGCGGCGGATCATCTGTACCTGGGCACCGAGGATGGCGTGCGCGAACTGCGCCATGGCCGGGTGGAGGATCCGGCGTGGGCGGCGCCGCTGCGTGGCCACTTCGTCACCCGCGTGGTCATGCTGAAACCAGGCATGCTCGGCATTGCCACCACGGATGCCGGCATCGGCGTGATGCAGGACGGGCGATTGCGCATGACCGGCCAGCGGGATGGCCTGCCCAGTGACAACGCCTGGACGCTCGATGTCCTCGATGGCGACCTCTACGTCGGTTCGATCGCCGGTGCCTGGCGGCTGCCGCTGGCGCAACTGCCGTTGCCGGGTTCGCCGCCACGCCGGGTGATGCCGCAGCTGCTGGCCGGCGAAGAACGCGCCACCGCCCTGCACAATACGCGCTGCTGCAACGGTGGTGCCGGTTCGCGCAGCCTGATCGATGGTGATGCGATCTGGTACAGCACGACGGATGGCGCGCTCAGGCTGGACACGCGTGCGCTCGACAAGCAGCCGAAGCCGCCGCAGGCGATGATCGAGTCCATCGAGCATGGCGACCGGCAGTTTCCGGGCCAGCCATTCGACCTGCGCCAGGGCGCACGCGACCTGGCGGTTTATTACACCGCGCCCTACCTGCGCGTGGGTGCGCTGCGGTTCCGCTACAAGCTGGAAGGCTACGACGCGGACTGGCAGGACGCCGGCGCCCGGCGCGTCGTGTACTACACGCACCTGCCGCCGGGCCACTACCGTTTCCGTGTCGCCGCCGCACTTCCCAGCGCCCCCGACTTCGGTCCCGAGGCGGATCTGGCGATCCAGGTCCGGCCGTACTGGCATGAACGCGTGTCGGTTCGGGTGGCGGCGATCCTGCTGCTGTGCCTGGCCCTGTTCCTGCTGGTCCGCTGGAGCATGCGTCGGCAACGCCGGCGCAATGCATGGCTGGAGGCGGAGGTCGACCAGCGCACCGAACAGCTCGTGCGCGCGCTTGAACGCCTGCGCGTGACCAACCTTGCGCTGGCCGAGGAAAGCCATACCGATACACTGACCGCGCTGCACAACCGGCGTTACCTGCTGGCGCGGCTGCCCGAGGTGCTTTCCGGCGAAGCCTGCGCCGGCGTGGTGCAGATCGATGTCGACTACTTCAAGCAGATCAACGACAACTACGGCCACGCGGTGGGCGATGAGGTATTGCGCAAGCTGGGTCGCCTGCTCATTAAGGCGCAGCGTGGCAGCGACATGTCCGTGCGCTGGGGCGGGGAGGAGTTTCTGCTGCTGCTGAAGGATGTCGATGCCGCCGGCGTCATGGCCATCGCCGAGCGCCTGCGTCACGACATTGCGGCACAGGAATTCGCGAATGGTCGCGGCGGCAGGATCCGGCTGACCTGCTCGATCGGTTTCAGCATGCATCCGCTGGCCACGCAGGTCGACAAGACCAGCTTCGACGCGGCACTCGAATTGGCGGATCTGGCCCTGTACCGCGCCAAGCAGGATGGACGGGACACCTGCGTCGGGCTGGTGGTCACGGCGCCGCTGTCCGCCGAGATCCTGCATGCGCCCCTGGCGCCGCAGCTGGGTGCGTTGTTGGCGTCTGGCTGGCTGCGCTGGCTGCGCGAAACTTCATGA